The following coding sequences lie in one Thermodesulfobacteriota bacterium genomic window:
- the infC gene encoding translation initiation factor IF-3: protein MAKEPEVRVNQRIKAREVRVVAADGKQVGILPVHEALKMAEEQGVDLVEVAPNANPPVCRLMDFGKYKYELKKQAGAKRQKVQLVKEVKFRPNIGEHDLDVKVNHIREFLQDGDKVKIRIFFRGREITHSELGKGLADKILARISDVGAIDSPPKFEGKNLITVISPKKKA from the coding sequence ATAGCTAAGGAACCGGAAGTTCGAGTAAACCAAAGAATAAAGGCAAGAGAGGTTAGAGTGGTAGCGGCAGACGGCAAGCAGGTAGGCATACTACCGGTACACGAAGCGCTGAAAATGGCAGAGGAGCAGGGCGTTGACCTGGTCGAGGTCGCACCTAACGCCAACCCGCCTGTCTGCCGGCTTATGGATTTCGGCAAATACAAATATGAGCTCAAAAAACAGGCCGGAGCCAAGAGACAAAAAGTACAGTTGGTGAAAGAAGTAAAGTTTCGTCCCAATATAGGAGAGCATGATCTCGATGTCAAGGTCAACCATATAAGGGAGTTTTTACAGGACGGGGATAAGGTCAAAATTAGGATATTCTTCAGAGGCCGGGAAATTACCCATTCTGAACTGGGCAAGGGGCTAGCCGACAAGATATTAGCAAGGATATCCGACGTGGGAGCAATCGACTCCCCGCCAAAATTTGAAGGGAAAAATCTTATAACGGTTATATCCCCGAAGAAAAAAGCTTAA
- the thrS gene encoding threonine--tRNA ligase: MSEVRIKLPDGIEKTFPKGTSIGEIFRSVGIEDSVIGAKVDGKLADFWFEVESDATVEPVSSNSPSGLDLIRHTAAHVMAEAVQDLFPEAKVTIGPVIENGFYYDFDFPRGFVPEDLEKIESRMKEIAEENKPLIRKKVSRKEALKTFEQDGERYKVEIINDLPPDEQITIYEQGKWYDLCRGPHAPSTGFVKAFKLLSIAGAYWRGDERNPMLQRIYGTAFTNKKDLEDYLKKLEEAKKRDHRRLGKELDLFSIQEEIGPGLVLWHPKGARIRRIIEDFWRKEHESRGYDILFTPHLAKLDLWRTSGHLDFYHENMYSPMEVENSQYQIKPMTCPFHIMIYKSRIRSYRDLPLLWAEIGTVYRYERSGVLHGLLRVRGFSQDDAHIFCRPDQTEEEVRKVLDLTVFFLKTFGFEDYEVYLSTRPEKFVGNVENWDKATEALQNAIKAKGLDYQVDEGGGAFYGPKIDLKIKDVLGRAWQCSTVQVDFNLPQRFEMSFVGDDNRRHTPIMIHRAIFGSFERFFGILIEHYGGAFPLWLSPVQVRVATIGEEQVQYAETVCEALKKNMIRVEKDFRNEKLGLKVREAQLEKIPYLLVIGNKEGETQTVAPRRLGGKNLPSMSVEEFLSLVEKENDPYRWKEESEIKDKGQVEES; encoded by the coding sequence ATGAGCGAGGTACGAATAAAACTCCCGGACGGAATAGAGAAAACCTTTCCTAAGGGCACTTCTATCGGGGAAATATTCCGGTCAGTTGGAATCGAGGACAGCGTAATCGGGGCCAAGGTTGACGGCAAGCTGGCGGACTTCTGGTTCGAGGTAGAATCTGATGCCACGGTCGAGCCGGTCTCCTCAAATTCGCCGTCAGGGCTCGACCTTATAAGACATACGGCTGCTCACGTAATGGCGGAGGCAGTCCAGGACCTTTTCCCGGAGGCCAAGGTCACAATCGGCCCGGTAATCGAGAACGGTTTCTACTACGACTTTGATTTCCCCCGCGGGTTCGTCCCGGAGGATTTAGAGAAGATCGAGTCCAGGATGAAGGAGATCGCTGAAGAAAACAAACCTCTAATCAGGAAAAAGGTGTCCAGGAAAGAGGCACTAAAGACCTTCGAGCAAGACGGAGAGAGGTATAAGGTTGAGATCATTAACGACCTGCCTCCTGACGAGCAAATAACCATTTATGAGCAGGGCAAATGGTATGACCTCTGCAGAGGACCTCATGCCCCTTCAACCGGTTTTGTAAAAGCCTTTAAGCTCCTGAGCATTGCCGGAGCGTATTGGCGGGGTGACGAGAGAAACCCCATGCTTCAGAGAATCTACGGAACAGCTTTTACCAACAAAAAAGACTTGGAAGACTACCTAAAGAAACTGGAAGAAGCCAAAAAACGGGACCATAGAAGATTGGGCAAAGAATTAGACCTCTTCAGTATTCAGGAAGAAATCGGGCCGGGTTTGGTGCTCTGGCACCCCAAGGGGGCCAGGATAAGGCGCATCATCGAGGATTTCTGGCGAAAGGAGCATGAGAGCCGAGGTTATGACATTCTTTTCACACCTCATTTAGCTAAACTCGACCTGTGGCGCACCAGCGGGCACCTCGACTTCTACCATGAGAACATGTATTCCCCAATGGAAGTAGAAAACTCCCAATACCAGATTAAACCGATGACCTGCCCCTTTCACATCATGATCTACAAGTCGAGAATCAGGAGTTACCGGGACCTGCCGCTTCTCTGGGCGGAAATCGGAACGGTCTACCGCTATGAGCGATCGGGTGTCCTGCACGGACTCTTAAGGGTAAGAGGGTTTTCCCAGGATGACGCACATATATTTTGCCGTCCCGACCAGACCGAGGAAGAGGTTCGTAAGGTGCTCGATTTAACCGTTTTTTTTCTCAAAACATTCGGTTTTGAAGACTATGAGGTTTATCTCTCTACCCGTCCGGAGAAATTCGTGGGCAACGTAGAGAACTGGGATAAGGCCACAGAGGCACTACAAAACGCCATTAAGGCCAAAGGGCTCGACTACCAGGTGGACGAGGGCGGGGGCGCCTTCTACGGACCCAAGATCGACCTCAAAATAAAAGACGTCTTGGGGAGAGCTTGGCAGTGTTCTACGGTTCAGGTAGATTTTAACCTTCCCCAAAGATTTGAAATGAGCTTCGTGGGAGACGACAACAGACGCCATACACCGATAATGATACATCGGGCCATCTTCGGGTCGTTCGAGAGGTTTTTCGGAATTCTGATCGAGCATTACGGAGGGGCATTTCCGCTCTGGCTTAGCCCGGTCCAGGTTCGTGTGGCCACTATCGGCGAGGAGCAGGTTCAGTATGCGGAAACCGTGTGCGAAGCCCTAAAAAAGAATATGATTAGGGTGGAAAAAGATTTTCGAAACGAGAAACTGGGGCTTAAAGTAAGAGAAGCCCAGCTTGAGAAGATTCCTTACCTCCTGGTCATAGGCAATAAGGAAGGGGAGACACAAACGGTCGCACCCAGGAGGCTAGGCGGGAAGAACCTCCCTTCTATGTCGGTTGAGGAATTCTTGAGCCTGGTCGAAAAAGAAAACGATCCCTACAGGTGGAAAGAGGAATCGGAAATCAAAGATAAAGGACAGGTGGAAGAGTCATAG
- a CDS encoding phosphoribosylaminoimidazolesuccinocarboxamide synthase, protein MEREKVVMTTEFPGLPPPRRGKVRDIYDLGDKLLIVATDRISAFDVVLPDGIPEKGKVLNQISKYWFEKTRNIIANHLISTEIDDYPRAFRKHRDVLEGRSMLVKKTKPLPVECIVRGYISGSGWKDYQKTGAICGIHLPHGLLESSKLESPIFTPSTKAEEGTHDENIPFERTVEILGGDLAARVKTTSIAIYLMARDIAEGKGIIIADTKFEFGVEEESGQLILIDELLTPDSSRFWPKDEYRPGGPQKSFDKQFVRDYLESINWDKKPPAPRLPAEIVEKTSEKYLEALRRLTRD, encoded by the coding sequence ATGGAACGAGAGAAAGTGGTCATGACTACGGAATTTCCGGGGTTGCCACCGCCAAGAAGGGGTAAGGTAAGGGACATATACGACCTGGGGGACAAGCTTCTGATTGTGGCTACCGACCGTATATCCGCCTTTGATGTGGTTTTGCCGGACGGAATTCCGGAGAAAGGGAAGGTGCTCAACCAGATCTCGAAGTACTGGTTTGAGAAAACGAGGAACATAATAGCAAATCACCTCATTTCTACTGAAATCGACGACTATCCGAGGGCGTTTCGTAAGCATAGGGACGTACTCGAAGGAAGAAGCATGCTGGTAAAGAAAACCAAACCGCTTCCGGTGGAATGCATAGTAAGAGGCTACATCTCCGGCTCCGGGTGGAAGGATTATCAGAAAACCGGGGCCATTTGCGGGATTCACTTGCCTCATGGTCTTTTGGAATCATCCAAGCTGGAGAGCCCCATCTTTACCCCCTCGACCAAGGCCGAAGAGGGCACACACGATGAAAACATTCCATTTGAAAGAACGGTCGAGATTCTGGGCGGGGATTTAGCGGCACGGGTAAAAACGACCAGTATTGCTATTTACTTAATGGCGCGTGATATTGCGGAGGGAAAGGGTATCATCATTGCAGATACAAAATTTGAATTTGGCGTCGAAGAAGAATCAGGTCAATTGATCCTGATCGATGAGCTTCTCACGCCTGATTCTTCAAGGTTTTGGCCAAAGGATGAATACCGGCCCGGCGGGCCGCAAAAGAGCTTTGATAAGCAATTCGTGAGGGATTATCTGGAGTCTATAAACTGGGATAAGAAACCCCCAGCTCCCCGGCTGCCTGCGGAGATTGTGGAGAAAACATCCGAAAAATACTTAGAGGCCCTTAGAAGACTCACAAGGGATTGA
- the rimK gene encoding 30S ribosomal protein S6--L-glutamate ligase → MKIAVLSRNGKLYSTRRLIEAARGKGHEAEIIDFLKCYFVIEKGNPEIYYQGTKLTGIDAVIPRIGASRTFYGTAVVRQFEMMNVFCANESQAITRSRDKLRTTQILSRERIGIPVTAFASSPSDINHLIEEVGGAPLVIKLLQGTQGIGVVLAETKKAAQSVIEAFYGVDANMLIQEYIKESKGADIRAFVVGGEVIGAMKRQGAKGEFRSNIHRGGSANEIKLSKEEETTAINAAKVLGLNIAGVDMLQSARGPLIMEVNSSPGLEGIEKATNIDIAGKIIEFIEKNVHNREMIRDKINV, encoded by the coding sequence ATGAAGATTGCGGTGCTCTCGCGAAATGGAAAGCTTTACTCCACCAGAAGGTTAATCGAGGCGGCGAGGGGAAAGGGGCACGAGGCAGAGATTATTGATTTCTTAAAATGCTACTTCGTCATAGAAAAGGGTAATCCGGAGATATATTATCAAGGCACGAAGCTGACCGGAATCGATGCCGTAATCCCCAGAATTGGCGCCTCCAGGACCTTTTACGGAACCGCCGTGGTCAGGCAATTCGAGATGATGAACGTATTTTGTGCCAATGAATCACAGGCTATCACCAGGTCGCGGGACAAGCTAAGAACCACACAAATTCTTTCTCGTGAACGTATCGGCATCCCGGTGACGGCTTTCGCCTCAAGCCCTTCCGACATCAACCATCTCATAGAGGAGGTGGGTGGAGCACCTTTAGTTATAAAACTATTGCAAGGGACACAGGGAATCGGCGTAGTTCTTGCCGAAACCAAGAAAGCGGCCCAATCGGTCATAGAGGCTTTTTACGGCGTGGATGCAAACATGCTCATTCAGGAATACATAAAAGAGTCAAAAGGAGCGGACATTAGAGCCTTTGTGGTCGGCGGCGAGGTAATAGGCGCGATGAAAAGGCAAGGGGCTAAAGGCGAATTTCGCTCTAACATACATCGCGGCGGCAGCGCGAATGAAATTAAACTAAGTAAAGAAGAAGAAACAACCGCCATCAATGCGGCAAAGGTTTTAGGGCTCAATATCGCCGGTGTGGATATGCTTCAATCAGCACGGGGGCCGCTGATAATGGAAGTCAACTCGTCTCCGGGCCTCGAAGGAATCGAGAAAGCTACAAACATCGATATCGCCGGTAAAATCATCGAGTTTATCGAAAAGAACGTCCATAACCGAGAAATGATACGGGATAAAATAAACGTTTAA
- a CDS encoding RimK/LysX family protein gives MKGKNSNKIVIGRRDKIDLPELSLYDVDAKIDTGAYTSSIHCRNIKVIEKDGVKKIRFNLFDPTHPSKGNKRITLPVHAKRRIKNSSGQAEERYIIKTQILLFGQVFDIELSLTDRSRMEYPLLLGRKLLSNRFIVDVAEANLSYKEKLRRGKT, from the coding sequence ATGAAAGGAAAAAACTCTAACAAGATAGTGATCGGAAGAAGAGACAAGATTGACCTTCCAGAACTCTCTCTATACGACGTCGATGCCAAGATAGATACCGGCGCCTATACATCCTCCATCCATTGTCGTAACATAAAGGTCATAGAAAAGGACGGGGTAAAAAAAATCAGGTTTAATCTGTTTGACCCTACTCATCCTTCCAAGGGCAACAAAAGGATTACCTTGCCAGTTCACGCAAAAAGAAGGATCAAAAACTCATCCGGACAGGCCGAAGAAAGGTACATAATCAAGACTCAAATTTTATTGTTTGGTCAGGTCTTCGATATAGAGCTATCTTTAACCGACCGGTCTAGGATGGAATATCCGTTACTTCTCGGTAGAAAATTACTAAGCAACCGTTTTATAGTAGACGTGGCCGAGGCCAATTTATCATACAAAGAGAAACTAAGGAGGGGGAAAACATGA
- the moaCB gene encoding bifunctional molybdenum cofactor biosynthesis protein MoaC/MoaB: protein MVKKKLRRTPKMKDVGEKLDTLRVATAEAHIKVEEDTINTVKAGRVPKGDVLDIARAAGILAAKRTSELIPYCHQVPLDWVSVDFEILEGMILVRAQAKALWRTGVEMEALTAATIAALTVYDMLKPIDYSLEIVSVKLIEKRGGKNDWKENFRTPLKTAVLVLSDSVSQGKKEDKSGKTIIEKLEKEPVEVVEYRIWPDDFETIKRELIRLSDVEGVDLILTTGGTGLSPRDVTVEATKEVIEREVPGISEAGRIYGFKRTPHAMLSRGVSGIRGKTMIINLPGSSRGVAESMDALFPWVLHSFRILRGGGHEKRKTQ from the coding sequence ATGGTAAAGAAAAAGCTAAGGAGAACACCCAAGATGAAGGACGTTGGCGAGAAACTGGATACACTAAGGGTAGCAACCGCTGAGGCCCATATAAAGGTCGAAGAAGATACCATAAATACGGTCAAAGCCGGGAGAGTGCCCAAGGGAGACGTGCTGGATATAGCCCGTGCCGCCGGCATTCTGGCGGCCAAGAGGACCTCGGAGCTGATTCCTTATTGTCATCAGGTTCCCTTGGATTGGGTATCGGTAGATTTCGAAATCCTGGAGGGGATGATACTGGTCAGGGCTCAAGCAAAGGCCCTTTGGAGAACCGGAGTGGAGATGGAAGCTCTCACCGCGGCTACAATCGCCGCCCTGACCGTATACGACATGCTAAAGCCTATAGACTATTCACTAGAGATCGTCTCGGTAAAACTTATAGAAAAACGCGGCGGAAAAAACGACTGGAAAGAAAATTTCAGGACCCCGCTCAAGACCGCCGTGCTCGTCCTTTCGGACAGTGTTTCTCAGGGGAAAAAGGAAGACAAGTCCGGAAAAACCATAATCGAAAAGCTAGAGAAAGAGCCGGTGGAAGTCGTGGAATATAGAATTTGGCCCGATGACTTTGAGACCATAAAAAGAGAGCTGATAAGGCTTTCGGATGTAGAGGGGGTCGACCTAATTTTAACGACTGGCGGTACCGGGCTCAGTCCGAGGGATGTGACAGTCGAGGCTACTAAAGAGGTTATAGAAAGGGAGGTCCCGGGGATCTCCGAGGCCGGGAGGATATATGGGTTTAAGAGAACCCCCCACGCCATGCTTTCTAGGGGTGTCTCCGGTATAAGAGGAAAGACTATGATTATAAACCTTCCCGGAAGTTCGAGAGGGGTTGCCGAATCCATGGATGCATTATTTCCCTGGGTGCTTCACTCTTTCCGGATTTTGAGAGGGGGCGGCCACGAAAAAAGGAAGACACAATGA
- a CDS encoding PhoH family protein, with product MQETTGAGNGVTRELNFEDNGVLKQLYGEHNENLKEIESLFKVKIYSRGGKLSVMGETEEVESAQRFLSEIYRLISKGYSLDPGDIELAAGIVNEDKIPLEDIFLDTVCISTRKRVIAPKSLAQKLYVEAIRKHDITFSIGPAGTGKTYLAMAMAVSAFIAREVNRIILTRPAVEAGEKLGFLPGDLYQKVDPYLRPLFDALYDMMDLDKATRLIEKGAIEIAPLAFMRGRTLNDAFVILDEAQNTTAMQMKMFLTRLGFSSKAVITGDATQVDLGKNEKSGLLEAESLLKGIDGIAFVYFSKRDVVRHPLVKQIIEAYETRQKEV from the coding sequence ATGCAGGAGACCACAGGAGCAGGGAACGGAGTAACCAGGGAACTCAACTTCGAGGATAACGGGGTGCTCAAACAGCTTTATGGAGAGCACAACGAGAACCTTAAAGAAATAGAGAGCCTGTTTAAAGTCAAAATCTATTCCCGGGGTGGAAAGCTGAGCGTCATGGGTGAGACGGAAGAGGTCGAGTCAGCGCAAAGGTTTCTGAGCGAGATTTATCGCCTCATATCGAAAGGGTATTCCCTCGACCCGGGGGACATCGAACTCGCTGCTGGTATAGTCAACGAGGATAAAATCCCACTCGAAGACATATTCCTGGACACGGTTTGTATCTCGACCAGAAAGAGGGTAATCGCTCCAAAGAGCTTGGCCCAGAAACTATACGTAGAGGCCATTCGCAAGCACGACATAACCTTCAGCATAGGTCCGGCCGGAACCGGAAAAACCTACCTGGCGATGGCTATGGCCGTCTCCGCATTCATAGCCCGTGAAGTCAACAGAATAATTCTCACTAGACCGGCAGTGGAGGCCGGAGAAAAGCTGGGATTTTTGCCCGGAGACCTGTATCAGAAGGTCGATCCTTACTTGAGACCGCTTTTTGACGCCCTTTATGATATGATGGACCTGGATAAAGCAACCAGGTTGATCGAGAAGGGAGCTATTGAAATAGCGCCGCTGGCATTCATGAGGGGAAGAACGCTTAACGACGCCTTTGTGATACTGGATGAGGCTCAAAACACAACGGCCATGCAGATGAAGATGTTTCTAACCCGCCTGGGGTTTAGCTCGAAGGCGGTAATCACCGGAGATGCTACCCAGGTTGACCTGGGTAAGAATGAAAAATCGGGCCTTCTGGAGGCCGAGTCGCTCCTCAAAGGGATTGATGGGATAGCCTTCGTATATTTCTCGAAAAGGGACGTGGTGAGGCATCCTCTGGTCAAACAGATCATCGAGGCTTACGAGACAAGACAAAAAGAGGTGTAA
- a CDS encoding adenylosuccinate synthase, which translates to MPNIVVIGAQWGDEGKGRIVDLLAERVDVVARYQGGNNAGHTIVVGEETVILHHIPSGILRQGKLSVIGNGVVIDPKVLLGEIEKLRAAGYKVDQDNLKISDRAHLIMPYHKAIDLGREEKLGAGRIGTTGRGIGPVYEDKAARRGIKLTDLLDPEYFSSRLQIVLEERNLYLTKVLQRDPLDFKAIYEEYSGYGKELRPLATDTAKLLNDMISDGKNVLFEGAQGALLDVDFGTYPYVTSSSAGSGGACTGTGVNPTKIDFILGVAKAYTTRVGEGPFPSEIPGELGVRLRDAGGEYGSTTGRPRRCGWFDAVGLRYSARINGISELAITKLDVLSGFDRLKICVGYKYKGELLTEFPSSTEVLKNCAPVYEEMDGWKEDLSAVRTATDLPKEVRHYLERIEETSGVPIWIVSLGAARERVIFLKDVAF; encoded by the coding sequence TTGCCTAATATAGTTGTTATCGGCGCTCAATGGGGAGATGAGGGAAAGGGCAGGATCGTAGACCTTCTTGCGGAGAGGGTAGACGTAGTAGCAAGATACCAGGGCGGAAACAATGCCGGCCATACCATTGTGGTCGGGGAGGAAACTGTAATCCTTCACCACATCCCCTCGGGTATTCTCCGCCAGGGAAAGCTTTCGGTAATAGGAAACGGAGTGGTCATCGACCCAAAGGTACTACTCGGAGAGATAGAAAAACTAAGGGCGGCCGGGTATAAGGTAGACCAGGATAATCTCAAGATAAGCGACCGGGCCCATCTCATTATGCCCTATCACAAAGCAATAGACCTTGGGCGCGAGGAGAAGCTAGGAGCGGGCAGAATAGGAACCACCGGAAGGGGAATAGGCCCCGTTTATGAGGATAAAGCAGCCAGGAGGGGAATAAAACTCACCGACCTTCTAGACCCGGAATACTTTTCATCGAGACTTCAAATCGTGCTAGAGGAAAGAAACCTTTATCTGACCAAGGTCTTACAAAGAGATCCTCTGGACTTTAAGGCAATTTATGAAGAATACAGCGGTTATGGAAAGGAGTTGAGGCCACTGGCTACGGATACAGCGAAGCTCCTTAACGATATGATCTCCGACGGCAAGAACGTTTTATTCGAGGGTGCTCAGGGTGCTCTCCTGGATGTGGATTTCGGCACCTATCCATATGTAACCTCCTCCAGCGCCGGGTCGGGCGGAGCATGCACAGGCACCGGTGTGAACCCAACTAAAATAGATTTTATATTGGGAGTGGCAAAAGCATATACGACAAGGGTTGGAGAGGGACCGTTTCCATCTGAGATTCCCGGGGAATTAGGCGTAAGGTTAAGGGATGCCGGGGGCGAGTACGGCTCTACCACCGGAAGGCCGAGAAGGTGCGGGTGGTTTGATGCGGTAGGCCTTAGATACTCGGCCAGGATAAACGGAATTTCCGAGTTGGCCATCACCAAACTCGACGTCCTTTCCGGTTTTGATAGGTTAAAAATCTGCGTAGGCTACAAATACAAAGGCGAGTTACTGACCGAGTTCCCGTCCAGCACCGAGGTGCTCAAAAACTGCGCCCCCGTTTATGAGGAAATGGACGGCTGGAAAGAGGATTTATCCGCAGTTAGGACTGCGACTGACCTTCCCAAAGAAGTAAGACATTACTTAGAAAGAATAGAAGAAACCTCGGGAGTTCCCATCTGGATCGTTTCCCTCGGGGCGGCAAGAGAGAGGGTGATTTTTCTCAAGGATGTGGCTTTTTAG